Part of the Leptospira yasudae genome is shown below.
AGAAAACATCTCGTGAAATATTTATCCGGTCTTGAATTCGATCCGTCCTGGAAATCCGAATTACTGGAACTTAGGGAATGGAATCGTTTCGAAGACGTTCTACTTTCCGACAAAAGACGCAACGTTGTAGCCGCGATCTAACTTCTTCCATTATTTCTTGACTAAATTCTCCGCGAGCTTAAAAACTTCGAGAAACGGAGAAACACTGTATGAAACACATAAAGTTATTCTTAATTCTTTCTTTTGCTTTGCTGATCATGATCGGATGTAAAAAGGAAGAAAAGAAGCAGGAAGCGCAAATCTTAGGGACCCGATTTGCGAATTTCGATCAATGGATTTATAAAGTCCCTGGTTCGGATAAAAAAGAAGATCAAGTCAGTCTTGTTTACGGAATGGAAGAAGTAACCGGTTTGGAAACCGTCGATGCGGAAGTCGCAACGAAGAAAGGAACGTCCACCGTATCATTCATCAAAGTTAAAACCGTAGAAAACAAAGAAGGGTATGCGCCCGCTAAGAATTTCTCTGAAAACGTTTATTTCGTTTTGAACGACTCGGATGACGCATTCGTAAAACCGACCATCACGGCCAATACGAAAGGCAAGTTGAAACGGGGAATGTATTGTTTGGAACAGGAAGTCATCGGAGAATTCTCCAAAGTGACTTGTTACGATTCCATTTTAACGGAAGATAAGTTGAACAACTATTACGACGTTTGGATCAAAACGGTATCGGCTTCTTTAAGCAAGGACGCTCTTCTGGGAGAAACGGTTAAACTGTTGAAGAAATCCAGCCAAGAGCTTTCCAGATACAATTCGGTTTCAGACGAGGAAAAGAATAAGATCATTCAAGTTGCGACGGAATCTTTGAAAAAGGCGGCGTCTAAGCAGGATGAATTCAACGCGGACATAAATACTCTTGCCGCAAAGTTCGGCATCGTTCTTCAATAATCCAAAAGGAAATAAAAAACCCCGCTGTTGAAGGCGGGGTCTGTAAGCAAAATAAGCTTTTTATAACTCAGCTTATTATTGTTTGTTGGAAACCTCTTGAGCTTTCGCAACGAGAGCGTCTTTTCCACCAGGAAATTTTGCGTAAATTACGCACTGACATTCTTCCCAGTTGTCTTTAGAGATGTCTTTTGGATCGGAACCGGAACCGGTTGCTTTACACTCGTAAACCCCAACTCCTTTTACAACACCTTGAGATTGAGAAACGATTACGGATGCAGTTGCTTCACCGTCGGATACTCCGGATGCTGCTTCTACAGTTTCACCAACCATCTTTTTCACAACGTCAGACGCACCTTGAAGTCTAGAAGCTTCGCGGCAAGTCGATTGCATCATAGCTTGGCTTTTCTTAGCTACTGCTTTAGCGGATGCTCTGGAGGAAAATTTAATATAGTACCAGTCTTTTGGATTAGTATCTCTTGGTGTTTTTCCGTCGTTTCTTTGCTCTGGAGGTCCACCCCATCCTTCGAATGTCCAACCGCCATCACCTACAGATGTTGCGTCTTTTTGTCCGGTGTCAGTGCTGGAGCAAGCTGCAAAAATCATCGTTGCTACAGATAGAGCGATAAGTCTATTGATCATTATTTTCTCCTTGATCTACTAAATGAAAAAAACTAATACTTCACGGAGTTTATGCAACTCATTTTTTAATGAGTTGCTTTGAATCGAGGAATTCTCATATTAAATTATAAAACCGATTTGCGTCGCACTAAGTCATCCATGTTCAGAAATTTATTTTTTTTTCTATGTTTCGTGACTCATCCACTCTTCTCCACGAGTATAATTTTCCTTCCGGGTAAGGTGGATGGAAATCTGCCGGCGACTTTGGAAAGAATCGACGACAGATCGCAAGAAATTTCCAAATTTGGCGCGTTTTACGCAAACTTGCTTTTGAGAGCCAAGGTTGATACGACCGAAAGGATTCCCGACAAAGAAATTTTCAGCAAATTCCGAAACGCTCGTTTTGGAAAAGAGGACTTCTCCAGGGTTTGTTCCGAAATCCGCGCGGACTTTTTAGTTCGAGATGAAATTGGCTTCCAAAACAATGTATCTTTG
Proteins encoded:
- the lenA gene encoding lipoprotein LenA, with protein sequence MKHIKLFLILSFALLIMIGCKKEEKKQEAQILGTRFANFDQWIYKVPGSDKKEDQVSLVYGMEEVTGLETVDAEVATKKGTSTVSFIKVKTVENKEGYAPAKNFSENVYFVLNDSDDAFVKPTITANTKGKLKRGMYCLEQEVIGEFSKVTCYDSILTEDKLNNYYDVWIKTVSASLSKDALLGETVKLLKKSSQELSRYNSVSDEEKNKIIQVATESLKKAASKQDEFNADINTLAAKFGIVLQ
- a CDS encoding lipoprotein LipL21 yields the protein MINRLIALSVATMIFAACSSTDTGQKDATSVGDGGWTFEGWGGPPEQRNDGKTPRDTNPKDWYYIKFSSRASAKAVAKKSQAMMQSTCREASRLQGASDVVKKMVGETVEAASGVSDGEATASVIVSQSQGVVKGVGVYECKATGSGSDPKDISKDNWEECQCVIYAKFPGGKDALVAKAQEVSNKQ